Proteins co-encoded in one Cytobacillus sp. NJ13 genomic window:
- a CDS encoding flagellar brake domain-containing protein codes for MINIGETLLLELTYSEKTEKYKCKLAEREGNNLYIDYPINQETNKTAFLLDGTQLKATFLAEDGTVYLFESEVKGRVKLKIPMMILSYPGDEHLVKIQRRQFVRVETPVDVAIHPESNEFIPFVSVTDDISAGGAAIIAQTSSSLKANMQIHTYFVLAMQNGDNYYLRLKSKVIRVSELQNGKTLISVQFMETSPQDRQLLLRFCFDRQLAMKKKGLEI; via the coding sequence GTGATAAATATTGGAGAGACATTGCTGCTGGAATTAACGTACTCGGAAAAAACCGAGAAATATAAATGCAAGCTTGCTGAAAGAGAAGGAAATAATCTATATATTGATTATCCAATAAATCAGGAAACGAATAAAACTGCTTTCCTGCTCGATGGGACTCAGCTGAAGGCAACCTTTTTGGCTGAAGATGGGACGGTATATCTTTTCGAAAGCGAAGTTAAGGGAAGAGTTAAGCTTAAGATCCCGATGATGATTTTATCATATCCGGGGGACGAACATTTGGTGAAAATTCAGCGGCGCCAGTTTGTCCGGGTTGAAACACCTGTTGATGTTGCTATCCACCCGGAAAGTAATGAATTTATTCCTTTTGTATCCGTTACGGATGATATTAGTGCGGGCGGGGCTGCAATTATCGCACAAACGAGCAGCTCTTTAAAAGCGAATATGCAAATACATACTTATTTCGTATTAGCTATGCAAAACGGCGATAATTATTATTTGCGGCTTAAAAGTAAAGTAATCAGAGTTTCTGAACTCCAAAATGGAAAAACGCTTATTTCTGTTCAGTTTATGGAGACAAGCCCCCAGGACAGGCAATTGCTTCTGCGCTTTTGTTTCGATAGGCAATTGGCCATGAAGAAAAAAGGCCTGGAAATATAA
- a CDS encoding YpfB family protein — MKTVERIILKLIIVQFVFLLFTQFFFHHMDAFPELRQLTQYEGVTDQNFTELLETFRKNY, encoded by the coding sequence ATGAAAACGGTGGAGAGGATTATTCTAAAGTTAATTATTGTGCAATTTGTTTTCTTGCTGTTCACTCAATTTTTCTTTCATCATATGGATGCTTTTCCGGAATTAAGGCAGCTGACACAGTATGAGGGTGTAACAGATCAGAATTTTACTGAACTGCTTGAAACGTTCAGGAAAAATTATTAG
- the cmk gene encoding (d)CMP kinase, which produces MSKRISIAIDGPAAAGKSTVAKIVAEKLSYIYIDTGAMYRALTYKAIQKNASLEDEASLMEILNNSVIELQPGEKGQLIYLDGQDVTNEIRTSVVTNSVSIVSMHKLVREEMVLRQQSFALNGGVVMDGRDIGTHVLPHAEVKIFLLASVDERAVRRHNENIQKGYPSDLEKLKEEISLRDKLDSEREVAPLKKADDAIEIDTTSLSIGQVVDKIMDLAIERIGSK; this is translated from the coding sequence ATGAGCAAACGTATATCAATTGCAATTGACGGCCCAGCTGCTGCAGGGAAAAGTACAGTAGCAAAGATTGTGGCAGAAAAATTATCTTACATATATATTGATACTGGTGCCATGTATCGCGCCTTGACTTATAAAGCGATTCAGAAGAATGCAAGTCTTGAAGATGAAGCTTCTCTTATGGAGATTCTAAACAATTCAGTTATTGAACTGCAGCCAGGCGAAAAAGGGCAGTTAATTTATCTGGACGGGCAGGATGTGACAAATGAAATCAGGACTTCTGTAGTGACAAATTCTGTTTCTATAGTTTCCATGCATAAGCTGGTTAGAGAAGAAATGGTGTTGCGCCAGCAAAGCTTTGCTTTAAATGGAGGAGTGGTAATGGATGGACGGGATATCGGAACCCATGTCCTGCCCCATGCAGAAGTAAAGATTTTTCTTTTAGCCTCTGTCGATGAAAGAGCTGTAAGACGACATAACGAAAATATCCAGAAGGGATATCCATCTGATCTTGAGAAGCTGAAGGAAGAAATTTCTTTAAGGGACAAATTGGACTCTGAACGTGAAGTAGCTCCATTAAAGAAAGCAGATGATGCAATAGAGATTGATACAACTTCTTTGTCAATTGGACAGGTAGTCGATAAGATAATGGATCTGGCTATTGAAAGGATTGGTTCAAAGTGA
- a CDS encoding lysophospholipid acyltransferase family protein: MNLYSFAKAAVYGVLKPIYRFEVIGKENFPAEGGALLCSNHIDNLDPPVVGINAPRPVYFMAKEELFKVPVLGKILPDLNAFPVKRGMSDREALRKGLGILKEGNVLGLFPEGTRSKTGQLGKGLAGAGFFALRSEAHVVPCAIIGPYKAFSKLKVVYGKPIDMKELRERKASAEETTEMIMSEIRKLIEDYS, encoded by the coding sequence GTGAATCTCTATTCTTTTGCCAAAGCAGCAGTCTATGGAGTCCTAAAACCCATATATAGATTTGAAGTAATTGGGAAGGAGAACTTTCCTGCTGAAGGGGGCGCCCTTTTATGCTCCAATCATATAGATAATCTCGACCCCCCGGTAGTCGGCATTAATGCTCCAAGGCCAGTTTATTTTATGGCAAAGGAGGAGCTTTTTAAAGTACCGGTCCTGGGGAAAATTCTTCCCGATCTAAACGCATTTCCTGTCAAGAGAGGAATGAGTGACAGGGAGGCATTAAGAAAAGGGCTTGGGATCTTAAAAGAAGGAAATGTTTTAGGGCTGTTTCCAGAGGGTACTAGAAGTAAAACGGGGCAGCTGGGGAAAGGGCTGGCGGGAGCAGGTTTTTTTGCTCTCAGGTCAGAAGCGCATGTCGTTCCCTGCGCCATTATTGGCCCCTATAAAGCTTTTTCAAAATTAAAAGTTGTTTACGGAAAACCAATTGATATGAAAGAGCTAAGGGAAAGAAAGGCTTCGGCGGAGGAAACCACCGAAATGATTATGTCAGAAATACGTAAATTAATTGAAGATTATTCATAG
- the rpsA gene encoding 30S ribosomal protein S1 yields MSEEMNQVEVKNFEVGDKVKGQVTKVEEKQVIVDLADSKLDGIIPISELSSLHIEKAGDAVSEGDELELEVLKVEEEALILSKRKVDAGKSWETLEKKFNEGEVFEAEIKDVVKGGLVVDLGVRGFVPASLVEAHFVEDFTDYKGKTMTFKIVELDKDKNRLILSHRAVIEEEKGKQKHQVLESLQAGQVLDGTVQRITDFGAFVDIGGIDGLVHISQLSYEHVEKPSDVVEEGQKVKVKVLSVDRDNERISLSIKETLPGPWDNISEKAPKGSTLDGTVKRLVSYGAFVEVFPGVEGLVHISQIAHKHIGTPHEVLSEGQEVKVKVLDVNEQDQRLSLSIKDLLEKEQEEVTDYELPEENKGFSLGDMIGDQLKNLKK; encoded by the coding sequence ATGTCAGAGGAAATGAATCAAGTAGAAGTTAAAAATTTTGAGGTGGGTGACAAGGTAAAAGGCCAAGTTACCAAAGTTGAAGAAAAGCAAGTCATTGTAGACCTTGCTGACAGCAAACTGGATGGGATAATCCCAATCAGCGAGCTTTCAAGCCTTCATATTGAAAAAGCAGGCGATGCGGTTTCAGAAGGAGATGAGCTCGAGCTTGAAGTTTTAAAAGTGGAAGAAGAAGCCCTTATTCTTTCTAAACGAAAAGTTGATGCTGGGAAATCTTGGGAAACCCTCGAAAAGAAATTCAATGAGGGTGAAGTTTTTGAAGCAGAAATAAAAGATGTTGTTAAAGGCGGTTTAGTAGTAGACCTGGGTGTGCGCGGATTTGTTCCTGCTTCCCTGGTTGAAGCTCACTTTGTTGAGGACTTTACTGATTATAAAGGCAAAACGATGACATTTAAAATTGTAGAGCTTGATAAAGATAAAAATCGCCTGATTCTTTCTCACCGTGCTGTAATAGAGGAAGAAAAAGGAAAACAGAAACATCAAGTGCTTGAATCCCTTCAGGCAGGTCAGGTTTTGGATGGAACAGTTCAAAGAATTACTGACTTTGGAGCATTTGTTGATATCGGCGGGATTGATGGTCTTGTCCATATTTCCCAGCTTTCTTATGAGCATGTAGAGAAGCCTTCAGATGTTGTGGAAGAAGGCCAAAAAGTGAAAGTGAAAGTATTAAGTGTAGATCGGGACAATGAACGCATTTCACTTTCCATTAAGGAGACTTTGCCAGGGCCTTGGGATAATATCAGTGAAAAGGCTCCTAAAGGAAGCACTCTCGATGGAACAGTAAAAAGACTTGTTTCTTATGGAGCATTTGTGGAAGTTTTCCCAGGTGTAGAAGGACTTGTCCATATTTCTCAAATTGCGCATAAGCATATTGGAACTCCTCATGAAGTATTGAGCGAAGGACAGGAAGTAAAAGTAAAGGTTCTTGATGTGAACGAACAGGACCAGCGCCTTTCATTGAGCATCAAAGATCTTCTTGAAAAAGAACAGGAAGAAGTGACTGACTATGAACTTCCTGAAGAAAATAAAGGCTTCTCGCTTGGTGATATGATTGGCGACCAGCTAAAGAATTTAAAAAAGTAA
- the fni gene encoding type 2 isopentenyl-diphosphate Delta-isomerase has translation MSRSKRKWDHIQHALATGQNSNTGLEDIAFIHQSLPDAFLDQADLGTSIGELTLSSPIFINAMTGGGGERTVQINRDLALAARSTGLAMAVGSQMSALKDPSEAESYRVVRRENPSGIIFGNLGSEATIDQAKAAVDMIEADALQIHLNVVQELTMPEGDRDFRGALKRIENIVSHSEVPVFVKEVGFGINKETVSMLASAGVTAIDIGGFGGTNFSRIENARRERLLTFFNEWGIPTAVSIAEAASLEKDIDVIASGGIQTSHEIAKAIALGAGAAGLAGYFLKVLMKEGLEELIEEINNMHTELKVIMTALGAANIAQLQQAPIIITERTHHWLNERGIDTKAYSQRIIQK, from the coding sequence GTGTCTAGATCAAAACGTAAATGGGATCATATCCAGCATGCTTTGGCAACGGGCCAAAACAGCAATACCGGTTTAGAGGATATTGCATTTATTCATCAAAGTCTTCCTGATGCGTTTCTTGATCAGGCTGATTTAGGCACTTCAATTGGCGAACTTACATTAAGTTCGCCAATTTTTATAAATGCCATGACAGGGGGCGGAGGAGAAAGAACGGTTCAAATTAATCGGGATCTCGCCCTGGCTGCCAGATCAACAGGCCTTGCTATGGCAGTAGGATCTCAAATGTCTGCATTGAAGGATCCAAGTGAAGCAGAATCCTACAGGGTTGTCAGGAGAGAAAACCCCAGTGGAATTATCTTTGGCAACTTAGGCAGCGAAGCTACAATCGATCAGGCAAAAGCAGCGGTTGATATGATTGAAGCAGATGCATTGCAAATTCATTTAAATGTTGTCCAGGAATTGACCATGCCTGAAGGTGACCGTGATTTTCGGGGTGCCTTAAAAAGAATTGAAAATATCGTCTCCCATTCTGAAGTTCCAGTATTTGTAAAAGAAGTAGGATTTGGCATAAATAAAGAAACAGTTTCAATGCTTGCATCAGCCGGTGTTACAGCAATCGATATTGGCGGATTTGGCGGAACGAATTTCTCCCGCATAGAAAATGCAAGAAGAGAGAGACTTCTAACGTTTTTCAATGAGTGGGGAATCCCGACAGCTGTCTCCATTGCAGAAGCTGCATCTTTGGAAAAAGATATTGATGTCATAGCTTCGGGAGGCATCCAGACAAGCCATGAAATAGCTAAGGCAATTGCTCTTGGTGCAGGAGCTGCAGGGTTGGCGGGATACTTTTTGAAAGTTCTCATGAAAGAAGGACTTGAAGAACTCATTGAAGAGATTAACAATATGCATACCGAATTGAAAGTGATCATGACTGCCTTGGGGGCAGCAAACATCGCCCAGCTTCAGCAGGCTCCAATTATCATAACTGAAAGGACCCATCATTGGCTGAATGAACGTGGCATTGATACAAAAGCATATTCCCAGCGGATAATCCAAAAGTAA